The following is a genomic window from bacterium.
CTATCTGGCTCTTGACCTGGGTTACGGAGAGCTTTAGCTTTGCTTTAGGCATCTTCGTTCTCCGCGCCGCCGGTGCTGTAACCGGTCATCTTCTCCTCCACCGGCTCGGGGGCCTTCTCGGGCTCGTCCTTGGCGAGGTGGCTGAAGGTGTAGTAACCGTGGTGCCGCATGGTCGGCCGCTTGCCGCGGCGCTTGGCCACGCTGTCAATGCTCATCAGGTTCTCGAGGGCGTCGAAGACGGCGTGCACCACGTTGTGGGGATTGTTGGTGTTGAGGGTCTTGGTGAGGATGTCGCCGATGCCGGCCACCTCGAGTATTGCGCGGACGGCGCCGCCCGCGATGACGCCGGTGCCCGGTGCGGCCGGTTTCAAGAGTACGCGGCCCGCACCCGAATGCCCCTCGATACCGTGGGTGATGGTCGAGCCAATCATGGGGACCTTGATCATGCGCTTCTTGGCGACCTCGATCCCCTTGCGCACTGCGTCCGGCACCTCGGGGGCCTTGCCCAGGCCCCAGCCCACGCGGCCCTTCTTGTCGCCCACGACGACGAGGGCGTTGAAGGCGAAGCGCCGGCCGCCCTTAACCACCTTGGCCACGCGGTTTATCGCGATGACCCGATCTTCCAGATCGCCCAGGATTTCCTCGCGCTTCATGGGTCTCCTAGAACTTGAGCCCGGCCTCGCGGGCGGCCTCGGCGAGGGCTTTGACCTTGCCGTGGAACTTGAACCCGCCGCGGTCGAAAACGACGTTCGTGATGTTTTTCCCCTTGGCCCGGTCGGCAATGAGGGCGCCCACCTTGACCGCCGTCTGACGATTCGCCGTGACGGCCGCCCCTTCGGAACGCAGGTCGAGGGTGCTGGCCGAGGCCAGGGTGTGTCCGGCCTCGTCGTCTACGAGCTGGACATAGAGGTGCCGGTTCGAGCGGAAGACCGCCATCCGCGGCCGCTCGGCCGTGCCCTGCACCCGCTTGCGAATGTGGAAGTGCCGCCGGGAACGCAGCTTCTGTTTGACTAGCATCTTCTGACTCCGGTCCTAAACCGACCTACGGGCTGAATTATTGTTGATTGTGTCCCGGCTCCCGCCGGGCTGCCTTCCAAGCGACTGAAGTCCCGGTCCGACTCACCCGACGACCCCGGCCCCCGAATTAGCGGTCCCCCACTCTACCGCCCACGTCAGACGGGGTTTAACGACCCCGGACCCGCCGGCCCACTTTCTCAAGCAGCAGAAGATCCGGCTCGCCTCACCCGACGACCCCGGCCCCCGATACAGGCCCACTTTATTTGACGTTGGCCTTGCCCGCCTTCTGGCGGACCCACTCGCCGTCGTAGCGGATGCCCTTGCCCTTGTAGGGTTCGGGCGGGCGGATGCGGCGCACCTGGGCCGCGATCTCGCCCACGAGCTGTTTGTCCGGACCGGAGATGGTGACGATGGTGAAGTCGCCCCGCTGCACGGTGGAAAAAGCGACCGTCGCCGGCGGCTCGACCGTCACCTGGTGGCTGAAGCCCACGTTGAGGACGAGGTTGTGGCCCTCGACCTTGGCCCGGTAACCCGTGCCGCGTATCTCCAGCTTCTTCTCGAAGCCCCGGGACACCCCATTGACCAGGTTGGCGATGAGGCTGCGGTTGAGGCCGTGGCGGGACTTGGCCAACTTGGTGTCGTCGGGCCGGGAGACGATGACCTTCCCCCCCTCGACCGTCGCGGTGATGGGATCGGTGAGTTCGAGGGAGAGCTCGCCCTTTGGGCCTTTGACGCTCACGCGGCGCCCGTCCACGGTGACCTGCACCTTGTCGGGTATCTCGATGGGTTTCATTCCGATGCGGCTCATGACGGCTCCTGTTTACCAGACGCGGCAGATCAGCTCTCCGCCGACCCCCTCGCGCCGCGCGGTGTAGTCGGGGAGGACCCCCTTCGAGGTGGACAGCACCGCCACCCCCAGCCCGTTCATCACGTAAGGTATCTTATCCCGCCGGACGTAGACCCTCAGACCCGGCTTGGAAATCCGCTCGAGGCCCCGGAAGGCCGGTTTCCCACCCGTGGTGTACTTGAGGTCCACCTGGATGGACCGGTGGGGGCCGCCGTCCTCCGATTCGAGGGCGTAGCCGTCGAGGTAGCCCTCCGCGATCAGGAGCTTGACGAGGGCCTCTTTGAAGTTCGAGTGACTGACGCTGACCTGTTTGTGCCCCGCGCGGGCTGCGTTGCGCACGCGGGTCAAAAGGTCGGCGACTGGATCGGTCATCACCATGAAAAACCTCTACGTGAGGGGAAATGCGTCATCCATCTCGTTGTTCCCGGTCTCCGGCATCGAAACGGCCGCGGGAGGGGGAACGCATCAATCAATCTGAGCTGATTCCGGCCTTCGAATCCTCTCCGGGTGCGCGGATCTTCGAACATGGACACTGTGGCCCATTCGCCGCGTTATGGCACCTCGCCTACCAGCTCGCCTTGGTGATCCCCGGGATCTTCCCCTCGAGGGCGAGGTTCCTGAAGCAGATGCGGCACATGTCGAAGCGGCGGTAGTAGGCGCGGGCCCGTCCGCAAAGCGGGCAGCGGTTGTAGCGCCGCACCTTGAACTTGGGCTTGCGCTTCGCCTTCTCGATCAAGCACGTCTTCGCCAACGGGTCTCCTTCTAACGGTTCGGGCGGCGGAAGGGCATCCCGAGCTCGGTAAGAAGCGCCTTCCCCTCCTCGTCCGTCCCGGCGGTGGTGCAGATTGTCACCGTGGTGCCGGCGATGGAGGCGATGTCGTCGTAGTCAATTTCCGGAAAGATGAGCTGCTCGTTGAGCCCCAGGTTGAAGTTCCCCCGGCCGTCGAATGAGCGGTCGGGCATGCCGCGGAAGTCGCGAATCTGGGGGATGGCGAAGTTGACCAGACGATCGAAGAACTCGTACATCCGGTCGCGGCGCAGCGTCACTTGGCAGCCGATGATGAAACCGGCCCGGAGCTTGAACTGGGCGATGGACTTGCGGGCCCGGGTCAGAATCGGCTTTTGGCCGCTGATCGCGGTCAGGTCGGCGACGGCGCCCTCGATGGCCTTCGGGTTGTCCTTGGCCGTCCCGATGCCGCGGTTGAGAACGATCTTATCCAGGCGCGGGATCTGCATGGGGTTGGAGTATCCGAAGCGCTTCGTGAGGGCCGCCCGGACCTTGGTATCGTAGATTTCTTTCATCCTGGGGGCCACGGATCCTCCTAGACGAACTCGGCGCCGCACCGCTTGCAGACGCGGAACCGCTTGCCGTCCACATGACTGACGCCCAGCCGGGTGGTCTTCGAGCACTTGGGGCAGACGAACATCACGTTGGAAAGCACGATGGGGGCCTCGATCTCGATGATTCCGCCCTGAACGTCCTGCTTCTTCTGGCGCTGGTGCTTCTTGGTGAAGTTGAGCCCCTGGACGATGACCTGGGTCCGCGCGAGGTTTATCTTGAGAATCTGACCCCGGTTCTTCTTCGAGGTGCGCTCGGAGCCGGAGATCACCTCCACGGTGTCCCCCTTGCGCAGTCGCGTGACGCGGGCCATCAGAGCACCTCCGGGGCCAGGGATACTATCCGGTTGAATTTCTTCTCGCGCAGCTCTCGGGCCACGGGTCCGAAGACACGGGTGGCGACGGGCTCGCCGGTCTCGTTTATCAGGACCACGGCGTTGTCGTCGAAACGGATGTAGGAGCCGTCCTTGCGGCGGATTTCCTTCCGTGTTCGCACGACGACGGCCTTTATGACCGTGCCTTTCTTGACGTTGCTCGTGGGCAGCGCCTCCTTGACCGTGACGACGATGATGTCGCCGACGGAGGCGTAGCGCCGCCGGGTGCCGCCCAAGACCTTGATGCACAAAGCCTTTTTGGCGCCCGAGTTGTCGGTGATGTTGACGACGGTTTCCTGCTGGATCATCTTCCAAACCCCCTGGCGCCGGCGGTCGGCGCGGTGCGGGGGACCGGTTCGGGGAGCCTCGCATCGTGTCCCTCATTCAGGGCGCGTATGCGTCGCAGCGGCTGTTACCGCTTCGGGCTCCGGGTTACGGACGCTCTCGCGAAAATCAAAAACCTTCTAGCCGACGGCCCGCTCGAGTATCTCCAAGACGCGCCAGTTCTTCCGCTTGGACAGCGGGCGCGTCTCCTCGATGAGGACGAGATCGCCGGCGTGGCAGGCGTTCTCCTCGTCGTGGGCCATGAACCGACTGGTGAGGGTCACGGTCTTCTTGTACAGAGGATGGGCCTGGCGGCGCTCGACGACGACCACGACGGTCTTGGCGTGCGCGTCGCCGGCGACTCTTCCCGTACGGCGTTTCCGATTGACGCCCATCGCTTAACCCCCGCTCTGGGCTGCCCTCTCGCGCTCGGCGAGAAGGGTATTGATCCGGGTGATGTCCTTGCGCACTATCTTGATGCGGCCCGGGTTCGTCAACTGCTTCATCTGGAGCTGGAAACGCAGGTTCATCAGCTCCTCGGAGAACTCCTGGTGCCGGCTTATGAGCTCGGCGTCGGTCATCTGGCGTAGTTCCTTGGCCTTCAAGACGGCTCCTTTACCTCTCCACGAAGCGTGTCCGTATGGGGAGCTTGTGCCCGGCGAGGCGCATGGCCTCGAAGGCGACTTCGTAGGGGACGCCGTCGAGCTCGAACATGATCATTCCGGGCTTGACCACGGCCACCCATCCCTCGGGCGCGCCCTTCCCCGACCCCATGCGAACTTCCTGGGGCTTCTTGGTGTAGGTCTTCTGGGGGAAGATGCGTATCCAAACCTTCCCGCCACGCTTGACGTGGCGACTGATGGCGATACGGGCGGCCTCTATCTGGTTGCCTGTAATCCAATGGGGCTCGAGGGCCATCAGCCCGTACTCCCCGAAGTTTATATTGCACCCGCGTAGGGCCTTGCCCCGCATCCGGCGTCGCTGGTGCTTGCGCCACTTGCTCCGCTTGGGGATAAGCATGGCTACTCCTTCTTCTCCCCACGTTGGGACTGGTCGGAGCCGCGGTTATCATCCCTACGCTGGGGGGGCCTGTTACGCGGTGGGCGCCGGACGTCTTCCCGGTCGCGCGTTCCTCCCGAGGGGGCGTTGACCGGCTCGCCGGTCAGGGTGTTCGAGTCGGGGAGCCGCTCGCCCCGGAAAATCCAGACCTTGACCCCGATCTTGCCGGCGGTGGTGGCGGCCTCGGTGAAGCCGTAGTCAATGTCGGCGCGCAGGGTGTGGAGCGGGACCCTTCCGGCGATGTAGCGCTCGGTGCGGCTCATCTCGGCCCCGCCCAGGCGGCCCGAGCAGATGATCTTTATCCCCTCGGCGCCGCGCCGCAGGGCCGACTCCAGCACCTTCTTCATCGCCCGTCGGAAGCCGATGCGCTTCTCGAGCTGGGAGGCCACGTTCTCGGCCACCAGCAGGGCGTTTTTCTCGGGGTCGCGCACCTCGTCAATGAGGACCTTGACCGGTTTTTTCAGCTCGGCGGCGATGTCGTCCCGGAGCTTGTTCACCTCGGAGCCCTTGCGGCCGATGATTATCCCCGGGCGGCTGCAACGGATTATCACCGTCACCATGTTGGGCAGGCGCTCGAACTCGATCGAGGAGACCCCCGCGGCGAAGAGCTTCGCTTTGAGCTTTTTGCGCAGGAGCAGGTCCTCGTGGAGCTGCTTGCTGTACTCCCGCCCCCGCGCGAACCAGCGGGATTCCCAGGGCTTGGAGTACCCGAGCCTGAAACCGATGGGGTGGGTCTTCTGTCCCATGGAGGCGCTACTCCTCTTCCTCGGTAGCCGTGGGATCGTTCAGATAAACGAAAACGCGGCTGGTCATTTTGCGGACGCGTCCGAACATGCCCTTGGCCTTGTAGCGGATGCGCTTGAGCGTGGGCCCCTGGTTGACCTGGACCTCGCCGACGACGAGGGCGTCGAGGTCGAGGACGCCGTCGAGGTCGTTGCTGGCGGCGTTGGCCAGGGCCGATTTCAGGAGCTTCCCCATGATCGGGGCGGCCCCGGAGTTCATGTGCCGGCAGAGGGCGATGGCCTCGTTGACATTGCGCCCGCGGACCACGTCGGCCACCCGGCGCAGCTTGAAGGGCGAAATCCGCACGTATCGGTTACTGGCTTTCATCGCGTACTCCCCCGCTTAAATCCGGGGTCGGGGCTCGAGAGCCGCCGTTACTTGAGGGCGGTGGACCGGGAGGATTTTCCGCCGTGGACGCGGAAGGTGCGCGTCGGCGCGAACTCGCCCAGCTTGTGGCCCACCATCTCCTCGGTAATGTATATCGGGACGTGCTTGTGACCGTTGTGAACGGCGACGGTGTGCCGGATGAACTCGGGCGGGATTGTGGAGCGCCGCGCCCAGGTCCGGAGCACCTTGTGTTCGCCCGTCGCGTTGAGCTCTTGGATTTTCGCCAAAAGCTTCGGATCCACGTACGGCCCTTTTTTGACGGATCTAGACAATCTTACTCCGCGTGTCCGTTGAACCTCTGTCGGTGGAACCTTTTTTAACCACGGATGGCCCGCCGTCCAACGACCTTTTACCCGGGCCTCCGCAACCTTTACTATCTCATCGGCGCGCTCGCCGTTGCATTACAAACCCGCCCCCTCGCGCGTCACTTAGGACCCAACCCGTTAAATGTCCCGCCCCCCTTAACCGGCCTCCGCGTTACTCGCGACTCGACCCGGTCAATGGTCCGCCCCCCTTAACCGGCCCAACCGGCCTCTAGAGCTTGACCTGGCCCTTGGCGCGTCCGCCGGCCTGCTTGCCGCGACGGCGGCCCAGGACCATGTAGCGGTTGGGACCCTTGCGGGTGCGGAAGCCCTTGGTGGGCTGGCCCCAGGGTGAGACGGGGTGCCGACCGCCGCCGGTCTTCCCCTCGCCTCCGCCGTGGGGGTGATCCACGGGGTTCATTGCGCATCCGCGGACCTTTGGCCGGCGCCCCATCCAGCGGCTTCGTCCGGCCTTGCCCAGCGAGATGCGGTTGTGCTCGGACAGGGACACGGTGCCCACGGTGGCCCGGCAGTCGAGGTGGATGAGCCGAACCTCGCCGGAGGGGAGGCGGATGTGGGCCCAGTCGCCGTCCTTGGCCGCCAAGCGGACCCAGGTTCCGGCGGAGCGGGCCAACTGGCCGCCCTTGCCGGGTTTCATCTCCACGTTGTGTACCAGGTGGCCCAGCGGCATGAAGCGGAGCTTCATCGCGTTGCCCGGCTTGACCTCGACCTCTTCGCCGGAGATGACGGTGTCGCCGACCTTGAGGCCCTTGGGCTGGATGATGTAGCTCCACTCGCCGTCGATGTACTTGAGCAGTGCCAGGTTGGCCGAGCGATTGGGGTCGTAATCTATGCTGGCCACGACGGCGGGGACGCCGTCCTTGGTGCGCTTGAAGTCCACGAGGCGAATCTGGCGCTTGTGCCCGCCGCCTCGGCGGCGCATGGTGACGTGGCCATCGTTGTTGCGGCCGCCCGAGGAGCTCTTGGCCAGCCGAAGCGATTTCGGCGAGCGCTCCTTGGAGAGGTCGGGGGTGACCAGCCGGCTCGCGTGGCGTACTCCGGCCGAAGTCGGCTTCATCTTCTTGACTGGCATCTTCGACCTCCCGGGCCGGCGTGGCTGCGGGGAGTTGGTTATTCGTGGACCCTTACTAAGGAACGGCTCGGCATTACTCGAAGGCAGTTCGATGGAGCATTCGCGGCCGACGATTGCCGGTTATTCCACCCGGTTCGCCGTAATTTACCGATTAAAAAAGGATCTCATTTTTCGCAGGCGGCGCGGCGTTTAAAAAAACTTGGAAGCCGACCCCGGTGCGCATTGACGATTACGTTCAACATCCCGAGCGTTAACGGCTGACCCGACTCCCCCCCAGGCAAACCGACTCCCCCGACCGGCCCTAGGCGCTCTCGAAGAGGGCGATGTGCTGCCCGGCGGCCAGGGTGACCACGGCCTTCTTCCACTTCGGCGTGTAGCCCACCTTCATGCGGACGGTGCGCTTCTTGCCGCGGAAGCAGGCGGTGTTGACGCGGAGGACCTTGACCTTGAAGGCCTGCTCGACGGCGCGCTTGATTTCGATTTTGTTCGCGTTCGGGACGACGACGAAGGCGTAGCGGTTCTCTTTCTCGCGCTTGATGGCGGCCTTGTCGCCGATCACGGGGCGCAGGAGGATGTCGTAGGGCTCCCTCATCTGACCCACCCCTTGATGTTCTCAGCGAGCCGGAGGGCGGCGGCCTTGGAGAAGACGAGTTTTCCGTGCCACATGACCATGTAGGCGTTGAGGTCGTCCACCCGGGTCGTGCTTGCGCCGGGGATGTTCCGGCTGGCCAGCCAGAGCCCGCGGTCGGCGTCGTCGGTGACGAAGAGCGGTTTCTGGGCGGCGTCTAGCTTTGCGAGAAGGGACGCCACCTCGCGGGTCTTGTTCTCGGCGAGGACGATCTCGTCCACGACCTTCAGGCTGCCGAGACGGTATCCGAGGGCCTCGATGAGAGCGCGGCGCTTCATCTTCGTCGGTGTGCGCTGGGTGTAATCGCGGGGCTGGGGGCCGAAGGTGATTCCGCCGCCGACCCACAGGGGGCTTCGGCGTGAGCCGTGACGTGCCCGGCCGGTCCCCTTCTGCCGCCAGGGCTTGCGTCCGCCGCCGGCGACCATGCCGCGGGTTTTGGTGGCGGCGGTTCCGCTGCGCCGGTTCGCCATGTACGCCCGCACCACGTTGGAGACGGTGACGGTGACCTCGTCGAGCGCTTCCACGGGGAGCTTGATCTCGCCCACCTTGGAGCCTTCGCGGTTGAGGACGTCAACGGTAACCATGGTATCCCCTTACTCGCCCTTCGCGTCGCCTCTGCGGCCGACGCGGACGACTATCCGGCCGCCCTTGGGTCCGGGGACGGCGCCCCGGACGTAGAGGAGGTTGTTCTCGGCGTCCAGGCGGACGACGGAGAGGTTGAGCACGGTGAAGCGGTCGTTGCCGTAGTGGCCCGGCATGCGCTTGCCCTTCACGACTCTTCCCGGGAAGGCGCAGGCTCCGATGGAGCCGGGCGCGCGGTGGAACTTGGCGCCGTGTGTGGCGGGCCCGCCGCTGAAACCGTGCCGCTTGATGCAGCCGGCGAAGCCGCGGCCCTTGGTCACCCCGCGCACGTCCACCGACCGGATTTCTGCGAAAGCCGTGACGCCCAACACGTCGCCTATCTTGTGCTCGTCGCCCGGATCGCAGGACACCTCGGCCATCCAGCGGGTCGGAGTGAGGCCGTTCTTGGCGAACTGACCGGCGCGCGGCTTGGAGACCCGGGCCGGGGCGACCTCGCCGAATCCGATCTGCAGGGCCTCGTAGCCGTTCGCGGCGGCGGTGCGCAACCCCGCGATGGTGCAGGGGCCGACCTCGAGGACGGTGACCGGGACCACCCGGTCCTCGTCGAACACCTGGGTCATGCCCAGCTTTCGGCCTAGAAGCTCTCTAACCACGTTCCACCTCGCTTGCGCCCTAGAGTTTGATGTCCACGTCCACCCCGGCGGGGAGGTCGAGGCGCATCAGGGCGTCGGTGGTGTCACCCGTAGGGTTCAGGATGTCCAGCATCCGCTTGTGGATGCGCATCTCGAACTGCTCGCGTGACTTCTTGTCTATGAACGGCGAGCGGTTGACGGTGAAGCGGTGGATGCGCGTCGGCAGAGGCACCGGCCCCACCACAATAGCTCCGGTTGAACGCACGGTTTCGACGATGCGCGCCACCGAGCGGTCCAGAAGCCGGTGATCATACGCCCGCAGGCGAATGCGTATCTTGTCGCTCTTGGCCATAACACTCTAATCCTTCGGGGTCCGGGCCTCTGTAAAGAACCCGGCGAATCCGAAACCGTTTCCCTATCCGGGGCTCCAA
Proteins encoded in this region:
- the rplR gene encoding 50S ribosomal protein L18, whose protein sequence is MLVKQKLRSRRHFHIRKRVQGTAERPRMAVFRSNRHLYVQLVDDEAGHTLASASTLDLRSEGAAVTANRQTAVKVGALIADRAKGKNITNVVFDRGGFKFHGKVKALAEAAREAGLKF
- the rplF gene encoding 50S ribosomal protein L6, which codes for MSRIGMKPIEIPDKVQVTVDGRRVSVKGPKGELSLELTDPITATVEGGKVIVSRPDDTKLAKSRHGLNRSLIANLVNGVSRGFEKKLEIRGTGYRAKVEGHNLVLNVGFSHQVTVEPPATVAFSTVQRGDFTIVTISGPDKQLVGEIAAQVRRIRPPEPYKGKGIRYDGEWVRQKAGKANVK
- the rpsH gene encoding 30S ribosomal protein S8, which encodes MMTDPVADLLTRVRNAARAGHKQVSVSHSNFKEALVKLLIAEGYLDGYALESEDGGPHRSIQVDLKYTTGGKPAFRGLERISKPGLRVYVRRDKIPYVMNGLGVAVLSTSKGVLPDYTARREGVGGELICRVW
- a CDS encoding type Z 30S ribosomal protein S14, with amino-acid sequence MAKTCLIEKAKRKPKFKVRRYNRCPLCGRARAYYRRFDMCRICFRNLALEGKIPGITKASW
- the rplE gene encoding 50S ribosomal protein L5, which codes for MKEIYDTKVRAALTKRFGYSNPMQIPRLDKIVLNRGIGTAKDNPKAIEGAVADLTAISGQKPILTRARKSIAQFKLRAGFIIGCQVTLRRDRMYEFFDRLVNFAIPQIRDFRGMPDRSFDGRGNFNLGLNEQLIFPEIDYDDIASIAGTTVTICTTAGTDEEGKALLTELGMPFRRPNR
- the rplX gene encoding 50S ribosomal protein L24, which translates into the protein MARVTRLRKGDTVEVISGSERTSKKNRGQILKINLARTQVIVQGLNFTKKHQRQKKQDVQGGIIEIEAPIVLSNVMFVCPKCSKTTRLGVSHVDGKRFRVCKRCGAEFV
- the rplN gene encoding 50S ribosomal protein L14, which produces MIQQETVVNITDNSGAKKALCIKVLGGTRRRYASVGDIIVVTVKEALPTSNVKKGTVIKAVVVRTRKEIRRKDGSYIRFDDNAVVLINETGEPVATRVFGPVARELREKKFNRIVSLAPEVL
- the rpsQ gene encoding 30S ribosomal protein S17 yields the protein MGVNRKRRTGRVAGDAHAKTVVVVVERRQAHPLYKKTVTLTSRFMAHDEENACHAGDLVLIEETRPLSKRKNWRVLEILERAVG
- the rpmC gene encoding 50S ribosomal protein L29: MKAKELRQMTDAELISRHQEFSEELMNLRFQLQMKQLTNPGRIKIVRKDITRINTLLAERERAAQSGG
- the rplP gene encoding 50S ribosomal protein L16; this encodes MLIPKRSKWRKHQRRRMRGKALRGCNINFGEYGLMALEPHWITGNQIEAARIAISRHVKRGGKVWIRIFPQKTYTKKPQEVRMGSGKGAPEGWVAVVKPGMIMFELDGVPYEVAFEAMRLAGHKLPIRTRFVER
- the rpsC gene encoding 30S ribosomal protein S3 yields the protein MGQKTHPIGFRLGYSKPWESRWFARGREYSKQLHEDLLLRKKLKAKLFAAGVSSIEFERLPNMVTVIIRCSRPGIIIGRKGSEVNKLRDDIAAELKKPVKVLIDEVRDPEKNALLVAENVASQLEKRIGFRRAMKKVLESALRRGAEGIKIICSGRLGGAEMSRTERYIAGRVPLHTLRADIDYGFTEAATTAGKIGVKVWIFRGERLPDSNTLTGEPVNAPSGGTRDREDVRRPPRNRPPQRRDDNRGSDQSQRGEKKE
- the rplV gene encoding 50S ribosomal protein L22; amino-acid sequence: MKASNRYVRISPFKLRRVADVVRGRNVNEAIALCRHMNSGAAPIMGKLLKSALANAASNDLDGVLDLDALVVGEVQVNQGPTLKRIRYKAKGMFGRVRKMTSRVFVYLNDPTATEEEE
- the rpsS gene encoding 30S ribosomal protein S19, with amino-acid sequence MSRSVKKGPYVDPKLLAKIQELNATGEHKVLRTWARRSTIPPEFIRHTVAVHNGHKHVPIYITEEMVGHKLGEFAPTRTFRVHGGKSSRSTALK
- the rplB gene encoding 50S ribosomal protein L2 → MPVKKMKPTSAGVRHASRLVTPDLSKERSPKSLRLAKSSSGGRNNDGHVTMRRRGGGHKRQIRLVDFKRTKDGVPAVVASIDYDPNRSANLALLKYIDGEWSYIIQPKGLKVGDTVISGEEVEVKPGNAMKLRFMPLGHLVHNVEMKPGKGGQLARSAGTWVRLAAKDGDWAHIRLPSGEVRLIHLDCRATVGTVSLSEHNRISLGKAGRSRWMGRRPKVRGCAMNPVDHPHGGGEGKTGGGRHPVSPWGQPTKGFRTRKGPNRYMVLGRRRGKQAGGRAKGQVKL
- a CDS encoding 50S ribosomal protein L23 — translated: MREPYDILLRPVIGDKAAIKREKENRYAFVVVPNANKIEIKRAVEQAFKVKVLRVNTACFRGKKRTVRMKVGYTPKWKKAVVTLAAGQHIALFESA
- the rplD gene encoding 50S ribosomal protein L4, which encodes MVTVDVLNREGSKVGEIKLPVEALDEVTVTVSNVVRAYMANRRSGTAATKTRGMVAGGGRKPWRQKGTGRARHGSRRSPLWVGGGITFGPQPRDYTQRTPTKMKRRALIEALGYRLGSLKVVDEIVLAENKTREVASLLAKLDAAQKPLFVTDDADRGLWLASRNIPGASTTRVDDLNAYMVMWHGKLVFSKAAALRLAENIKGWVR
- the rplC gene encoding 50S ribosomal protein L3, with translation MVRELLGRKLGMTQVFDEDRVVPVTVLEVGPCTIAGLRTAAANGYEALQIGFGEVAPARVSKPRAGQFAKNGLTPTRWMAEVSCDPGDEHKIGDVLGVTAFAEIRSVDVRGVTKGRGFAGCIKRHGFSGGPATHGAKFHRAPGSIGACAFPGRVVKGKRMPGHYGNDRFTVLNLSVVRLDAENNLLYVRGAVPGPKGGRIVVRVGRRGDAKGE
- the rpsJ gene encoding 30S ribosomal protein S10: MAKSDKIRIRLRAYDHRLLDRSVARIVETVRSTGAIVVGPVPLPTRIHRFTVNRSPFIDKKSREQFEMRIHKRMLDILNPTGDTTDALMRLDLPAGVDVDIKL